TAGCCAGCGGTTTGGTCCTGATTAACAAGTGTTCTCACCTGCCGACCCAATACATCATAGATCACCAGGTGAACCATAGCGGCTTCTGGCAGATCATACAGTATGGTAGTGGTTGGGTTGAAAGGATTTGGATAGTTCTGATGTA
The genomic region above belongs to Candidatus Neomarinimicrobiota bacterium and contains:
- a CDS encoding T9SS type A sorting domain-containing protein, with protein sequence HQNYPNPFNPTTTILYDLPEAAMVHLVIYDVLGRQVRTLVNQDQTAGYHRAVWDATDDMGRPLSGGLYIYRIQAGDYSKTMKMVLLK